A single genomic interval of Lentimicrobium saccharophilum harbors:
- a CDS encoding radical SAM/SPASM domain-containing protein, with amino-acid sequence MVTPALNQSEIFCLFPDENPGLSLLYSPLAGNAVLADNPLITRAEQLCLNHPGSPVTDETLRPLLDFIPVKERNPIASNPAQLSSLTILPNEICNLNCSYCYAAAGRSKQRLDREVLLGAIRNFISIHGQNNRQLYISFGGGGEPFLSWELIKESVEVASDLSDKLGIETGFSFATNGTLLNREMLSLIRKYQIKANVSFDILPDVQQAQRGRYEEVSRNLHRMSAAGIFPTINAVITPLNVHRQEEMAIALISNFPDIRRASFDFVVDAGLFADPVALGAFLDDYYRYFVRARAVAKAAGVEISSIELAKAASLRARGCSGSLALTAEGKYSICFAVSSPASPLYPEFIIGQAGTEGKALIDQDLFRHHLDDNVLENKKCHSCFAKWHCGGGCHFRNSTYSDAHLEEVCRITRKMVKRGLLEKAESQIHNLYGKSLTELNPEEVSGMLIKMNG; translated from the coding sequence ATGGTCACTCCGGCATTAAACCAATCGGAAATTTTCTGCCTTTTCCCGGATGAAAATCCCGGATTATCCCTGCTGTATTCTCCCCTTGCCGGGAATGCTGTGCTGGCCGACAATCCTTTAATTACCCGGGCTGAACAGCTCTGCCTCAATCATCCCGGCTCACCTGTGACGGATGAAACGCTCCGGCCGCTGCTTGACTTTATTCCCGTTAAGGAACGAAATCCCATTGCTTCAAATCCCGCGCAGCTTTCTTCCCTCACCATTCTGCCAAACGAAATATGCAACCTCAACTGCAGCTATTGCTATGCGGCTGCCGGCCGGAGTAAGCAGCGGCTTGACCGGGAGGTACTCCTGGGCGCCATCCGGAATTTCATCAGCATTCACGGACAAAATAACCGGCAACTTTATATTTCTTTCGGAGGCGGAGGGGAACCTTTTCTCTCGTGGGAACTGATTAAAGAAAGCGTGGAGGTGGCGTCGGATCTTTCGGATAAACTTGGGATTGAAACCGGCTTTTCATTTGCAACCAACGGCACGCTGCTGAACCGTGAAATGCTCAGCCTGATCCGGAAGTATCAGATCAAGGCCAACGTTTCTTTCGATATCCTTCCGGATGTACAACAGGCCCAGCGCGGCCGGTACGAAGAGGTCAGCCGAAACCTTCACCGCATGTCGGCGGCCGGAATCTTCCCGACCATCAATGCGGTAATTACTCCCCTTAACGTCCACCGTCAGGAAGAAATGGCCATCGCCCTTATCAGCAATTTTCCGGATATCCGCAGGGCTTCCTTCGACTTTGTGGTGGATGCCGGTCTTTTTGCTGATCCTGTCGCGCTGGGCGCTTTCCTCGACGACTATTACAGGTATTTTGTCAGGGCAAGGGCGGTTGCAAAGGCTGCCGGCGTGGAAATCAGCAGCATTGAGCTGGCCAAAGCCGCATCGCTCAGGGCACGGGGTTGCTCAGGAAGCCTCGCGCTCACGGCCGAAGGGAAATACAGCATCTGTTTCGCGGTTTCATCCCCGGCATCCCCGCTATACCCCGAATTTATCATCGGGCAGGCCGGCACTGAAGGGAAAGCACTGATTGACCAGGATCTTTTCCGGCATCATCTTGACGATAATGTGCTTGAGAATAAAAAATGCCATTCCTGTTTTGCCAAATGGCATTGCGGTGGAGGTTGCCATTTCCGAAACTCCACATACAGCGATGCGCATCTGGAGGAGGTATGCCGCATTACCCGGAAAATGGTAAAACGGGGATTGCTTGAAAAGGCGGAATCGCAAATCCATAACCTGTATGGAAAATCTCTGACCGAACTGAATCCGGAAGAGGTGTCCGGTATGTTGATAAAAATGAATGGATAA
- a CDS encoding radical SAM/SPASM domain-containing protein yields MTETPLLNRSHIFSIPAGAYFGRPDDAVCIVYAPLADSALIATPDNIRKMEQFLKGDPEVTDETIVQTVEALLDHEPLEKLVPRRESPDTFFRLPVLPNSVCNFACSYCYSAKGRNGRVLEKEQLKTALEKFIDPERIIRKELVISFLGGGEPMLSWDLVKYGIEYASELAEKGGFTIDFSLVTNGSLINDEQLELLKKHDVMVSVSFEILEEIQNLQRKNYGLVAGNLQRLLEAGINTRIRSTITTANVKLMTRMVEEVALRYRPVNNLMMEAVTDDGSFTDTDQLRAFYDDYTDNFFAALEAGEKHGIHVECSASRNINLLIERFCPGEFSLTPSGEISICTRISAPQDPGYADSIFGRIENGEMKIDREKYAWLLNDDVFRKEKCSNCFARFHCGGGCQAQQYIYSAEVQEVICDYTRNFVRRVLLDRLEKQYAEYYGTTLKASVAANPAI; encoded by the coding sequence ATGACTGAAACGCCTTTACTTAACAGATCCCATATTTTCAGCATTCCTGCAGGCGCCTATTTCGGCAGGCCCGATGACGCGGTCTGCATCGTTTATGCCCCTTTGGCCGACAGCGCCCTGATCGCCACACCGGATAACATCCGGAAGATGGAACAATTCCTGAAAGGGGATCCGGAGGTGACCGATGAAACCATTGTGCAGACCGTGGAAGCCCTGCTGGATCATGAACCGCTGGAAAAGCTCGTTCCGCGCCGCGAATCGCCCGATACTTTTTTCAGGCTTCCCGTTCTGCCCAATTCCGTATGCAACTTTGCCTGCAGCTACTGTTATTCTGCCAAAGGCAGGAATGGAAGGGTACTCGAAAAAGAACAATTGAAAACCGCACTGGAGAAGTTTATCGATCCTGAGCGCATCATTCGCAAAGAGCTGGTGATTTCCTTCCTCGGCGGCGGAGAGCCCATGCTTTCGTGGGACCTGGTAAAATATGGGATTGAGTATGCCTCGGAGCTGGCTGAGAAGGGTGGTTTCACCATTGACTTTTCCCTGGTGACCAATGGTTCCCTGATCAATGATGAACAACTGGAACTGCTGAAAAAACACGATGTTATGGTCTCGGTATCTTTCGAGATTCTTGAGGAGATACAGAACCTGCAGCGTAAAAATTACGGGCTGGTTGCCGGAAACCTTCAGCGCCTGCTCGAAGCGGGCATCAATACCCGCATCAGGTCAACCATTACAACGGCCAATGTGAAACTGATGACACGAATGGTTGAAGAGGTGGCCCTCAGGTACAGGCCTGTCAATAACCTGATGATGGAGGCTGTGACCGATGACGGTTCCTTTACGGATACGGATCAGCTCAGGGCTTTTTACGATGACTATACCGATAATTTCTTTGCCGCCCTGGAGGCAGGGGAAAAGCACGGCATACATGTGGAGTGTTCGGCTTCGCGCAACATTAACCTGCTGATTGAGCGTTTCTGCCCCGGCGAATTCAGTCTGACACCCTCGGGCGAGATCAGCATCTGCACACGGATTTCGGCGCCTCAGGACCCCGGATATGCCGACAGCATTTTTGGCCGGATTGAAAACGGGGAGATGAAAATTGACCGGGAGAAATATGCATGGTTGCTCAACGACGATGTTTTCAGAAAAGAAAAGTGCAGCAATTGCTTTGCCCGTTTCCACTGCGGCGGCGGGTGTCAGGCCCAGCAGTATATATATAGTGCGGAGGTGCAGGAGGTAATCTGCGATTATACCCGCAACTTTGTGCGCAGGGTGCTGCTCGACCGGCTTGAAAAACAGTACGCTGAATATTACGGGACTACCCTGAAAGCCTCGGTAGCCGCCAATCCCGCTATCTGA
- a CDS encoding radical SAM protein: protein MMKTAAQDIKDFFIPLGQGDVYFVHTQQDVWLVLSPLANAMLLAKGDAVQQLDSLLRNDNNRYVSPQLATAAKALSRITPAGDRIARISAPKDLQKLSILPTQACNLSCSYCYAAGGRSAERLGWEKLSGALDYFIDAGRLKSRYLTISFIGGGEPMLEWELVKKGIEYAGKRAGEQGFRVDITLITNGTVMNDEMAGFLKMHRVLPNISFDILEDVQQKQRGHYEKVMATLDCLIRSGHEPSVNATITPENVERMDQMADRMFRRFPAVKSMIFEPVVDPEIFATAQDLRGFYAKFTREIFRVRQMAREKGCIIECRILNNIGEILDRGCPPKLTLTPRGDLTICYCVSSPLEKSFQKRVYGWADDQGNLSFDMEKFSEICSENVYSFNKCEHCFAKWYCAGGCMCPNDLYDEARLEVLCDFTRELVAQELTGRVQRRHFRDKGEDILQIFSSEEDEISPVYPVG, encoded by the coding sequence ATGATGAAAACTGCCGCACAGGACATAAAGGATTTTTTTATCCCGCTTGGGCAGGGGGATGTTTATTTTGTTCATACGCAACAGGATGTCTGGCTGGTATTATCACCCCTGGCCAATGCCATGTTGCTGGCAAAGGGCGATGCCGTGCAGCAACTTGATTCTCTGCTCCGGAATGACAATAACCGATACGTCAGTCCTCAACTTGCCACAGCCGCCAAAGCCCTTAGCCGCATTACCCCTGCCGGAGACAGAATCGCCCGGATATCCGCTCCGAAGGATCTGCAAAAGCTTTCCATACTGCCAACTCAGGCGTGTAACCTTTCTTGTTCATACTGTTATGCTGCCGGCGGACGTTCAGCGGAGCGGCTTGGCTGGGAGAAGCTCAGCGGGGCGCTTGATTATTTCATCGATGCCGGCCGGCTGAAAAGCCGCTACCTTACCATCTCGTTTATCGGGGGCGGAGAGCCGATGCTGGAGTGGGAACTGGTGAAAAAGGGAATTGAATATGCCGGGAAAAGGGCCGGTGAGCAGGGATTCAGGGTGGACATCACCCTGATTACCAACGGAACCGTGATGAATGATGAAATGGCCGGTTTCCTGAAAATGCACAGGGTATTGCCGAATATCTCGTTTGACATCCTGGAGGATGTCCAGCAAAAACAGCGCGGACACTATGAAAAAGTGATGGCCACGCTCGACTGCCTGATCCGCAGCGGGCATGAGCCTTCGGTGAACGCAACCATCACCCCTGAAAACGTGGAAAGGATGGATCAGATGGCCGATAGGATGTTCAGGCGTTTTCCGGCTGTAAAATCGATGATCTTTGAGCCGGTGGTGGACCCCGAAATATTCGCTACAGCGCAGGATTTGCGCGGTTTTTATGCAAAATTCACCAGGGAAATTTTCCGTGTAAGGCAAATGGCTCGCGAAAAGGGCTGTATCATAGAGTGCCGTATTCTTAACAATATCGGCGAAATCCTCGACCGCGGCTGTCCGCCCAAGTTAACCCTTACCCCCCGGGGCGACCTCACCATCTGCTATTGCGTGTCGTCCCCCCTCGAAAAATCTTTTCAAAAACGGGTATATGGCTGGGCAGACGATCAGGGCAACCTGAGTTTTGATATGGAGAAGTTCTCGGAAATCTGCAGCGAAAATGTTTATAGTTTTAACAAATGTGAACATTGTTTTGCCAAATGGTACTGCGCCGGTGGTTGCATGTGCCCCAACGATCTGTATGATGAAGCCCGCCTGGAAGTCCTCTGCGACTTTACCCGCGAACTGGTGGCTCAGGAACTGACCGGCAGAGTGCAACGCAGGCATTTCCGCGATAAAGGTGAGGATATACTTCAAATCTTTTCATCAGAGGAAGATGAAATTTCTCCTGTTTATCCTGTTGGCTGA
- a CDS encoding radical SAM protein produces the protein MSDFLILSEAGVYAIPVREEDQAIAGGGMLLFSPLSGYVAAAERGEVMMLQKVISGGLPAATVPGAEQLLEGLFAFGRGQVLHHYREPGQGDTLSILPNQKCNFSCSYCYSAKGRSDSELSPEALRAMLKYFIDPARIEPCELNILIAGGGEPMLSWPLISAGLDYAADLAAESGFKLYIRIITNGSILNEEIIRTLLRHRIRVCVSFEILEELQQKQRGAFRKVHKHIRTLISRGIIPEIFTTITPAGVERMEEMLEAVHHSYPEVKKVNFDPVMDKRLFTGTEDLSAFYRSFVRNYFRAWEAFRDKGLETGNTILEKFSRLRDRFCPGYLCLTAEGTLSLCHKVSSPSDPAYDRYCYGSVTLSGKPDMDQVKFDRLLQYNAAHFSECNDCFARWHCGGGCLACRDHFSVEQLLEVCNFHRDMLYNLLIRKPKNHCM, from the coding sequence ATGTCAGACTTCTTAATACTCAGCGAAGCAGGCGTGTATGCGATTCCGGTCAGGGAGGAGGATCAGGCCATTGCCGGAGGAGGGATGCTGTTGTTCTCTCCTTTGTCGGGATATGTTGCTGCTGCTGAGCGCGGGGAAGTGATGATGCTGCAGAAAGTGATTAGCGGCGGGCTTCCTGCCGCGACCGTACCCGGAGCGGAACAGTTGCTCGAAGGCCTGTTCGCGTTCGGTAGGGGACAGGTGCTGCATCATTACAGAGAGCCCGGGCAGGGCGACACCCTCTCCATCCTTCCCAACCAGAAATGCAACTTTTCCTGTTCATATTGTTATTCGGCAAAGGGGCGCTCTGACAGCGAGTTAAGCCCGGAGGCGCTCAGGGCGATGCTGAAGTACTTTATTGATCCTGCCCGCATTGAACCCTGTGAGCTGAACATCCTGATTGCCGGCGGCGGCGAGCCCATGCTCTCCTGGCCCCTGATAAGCGCGGGGTTGGACTACGCCGCGGATCTGGCGGCTGAAAGTGGCTTTAAACTCTACATCAGGATCATTACCAACGGCAGCATCCTGAATGAAGAAATCATCCGCACGCTGCTCCGCCACCGGATAAGGGTGTGCGTTTCTTTCGAGATTCTCGAAGAGCTTCAGCAAAAGCAGAGGGGCGCGTTTCGGAAGGTTCATAAGCATATCCGGACGCTGATCAGCCGGGGGATTATCCCTGAAATTTTTACCACCATCACCCCTGCAGGGGTGGAACGCATGGAGGAAATGCTGGAAGCGGTGCATCATTCATACCCGGAAGTTAAAAAAGTGAATTTCGATCCGGTGATGGATAAGCGTCTTTTTACGGGCACTGAAGATCTGTCGGCTTTTTACCGGAGCTTTGTCAGGAATTATTTCAGGGCCTGGGAGGCTTTCCGCGACAAGGGATTGGAAACGGGGAATACCATACTGGAAAAGTTCAGCCGTTTGCGCGACCGTTTTTGCCCGGGGTACCTCTGCCTCACGGCTGAAGGAACCCTGAGTTTGTGTCATAAGGTTTCGTCCCCATCCGATCCTGCCTATGACAGGTACTGCTACGGGAGTGTGACTTTATCGGGCAAACCGGATATGGATCAGGTGAAATTTGACCGGCTCCTTCAATACAATGCCGCGCATTTCAGCGAATGCAACGACTGTTTTGCACGATGGCACTGCGGTGGCGGCTGCCTTGCCTGCCGCGATCATTTCAGCGTGGAGCAGCTTCTCGAAGTCTGTAATTTTCACCGCGACATGCTCTACAATCTGCTGATCCGGAAACCAAAAAATCATTGTATGTAA
- a CDS encoding transglutaminase domain-containing protein, whose protein sequence is MKQLILPILLILSVVSCKGPGSGSHLIQDKAYREAVHSHFLARKSLAAGRDSVLFSVFEQDLSVEEKEGLEFLYAFMPLSDLAMHDGVYYLKQVKTALEARSFFSWGASVPEDVFLHFVLPYRVNNEYTDTARQVFFRELKDRIAGMAMAEAALEVNHWCHEKVIYKSADERTSGPLTTVRTAFGRCGEESTFTVSAMRSVGIPARQVYTPRWAHTDDNHAWVEVWIDGNWHFLGACEPEPALDLAWFAEPVKRAMMTHTFVFGKYNGSEEVVESRECYARLNLLKNYTRVKSLPVKVTGPEGTPVPGARVEFGLYNYAEFYPIVTQYTAENGTCAVTTGFGDLMLHISHQGISASALVHADEQDTVHVRLGDASTFFPEGVYTLHPPAKQAIQPSDSLHAAQNNIRLLQEDSIRAIYIATFIDSLTGAQLAAEHNLSPAKLWKFLSLSRGNWPEISSFVKSLKPGDRETGMALLANISEKDLHDIQASTLTDHLEALKTYQPVQAIPDDDYRRYILSPRIGKEFVTGWRSYIQQVFPAVMAAEFRADPVKIREWIAANILPDTINNYYGVPLSPEGMLQLGRADEYSRNLLFVAISRSFGIPARLEPATRRPQYYKAGEWHDVFFAAQSVKGSVPRGSVTFRNLSADKDFVPRYYVHYTIARYDRGRFVTLDYEYDASLLKFPATVTVDTGYYRLITGNRQSGGEVVAGISYFRVTEGETQVVDISLAAATEKSGILGKANLSATFRTLEDGEVIKLGSLTGTKGMVVALIDPSKEPTKHLMEDIRAVKTALDQWGGRVLFLVASDKMTRAFSPSVYRDLPGAALFGHDTGGEVAAAVSTVCSIDGIPQWPVVAVINARGEISWHSEGYRIGLGDQLLKQLKEADK, encoded by the coding sequence ATGAAGCAGCTGATTTTACCTATTCTTCTGATCTTAAGCGTAGTATCCTGCAAAGGCCCCGGTTCGGGCAGCCATCTCATTCAGGACAAGGCCTACCGCGAGGCGGTGCATTCCCACTTCCTGGCCCGGAAGTCCCTGGCTGCAGGGCGCGATTCGGTACTTTTCAGCGTTTTTGAACAGGATCTGAGTGTGGAAGAGAAAGAAGGGCTGGAATTTCTGTATGCCTTTATGCCGCTGAGCGATCTGGCCATGCACGACGGCGTCTATTACCTGAAGCAGGTAAAGACCGCCCTGGAAGCCCGCTCGTTTTTCAGTTGGGGAGCTTCCGTTCCTGAGGATGTTTTTCTGCATTTTGTCTTGCCCTACCGGGTCAATAACGAGTATACCGATACCGCGCGTCAGGTGTTTTTCAGGGAACTGAAGGACCGGATTGCCGGAATGGCGATGGCAGAAGCGGCCCTGGAAGTAAACCACTGGTGTCACGAAAAGGTGATCTACAAATCGGCCGATGAACGGACATCGGGTCCGTTGACCACCGTGCGCACCGCGTTCGGGCGTTGCGGTGAGGAATCCACCTTTACCGTGTCGGCCATGCGTTCTGTGGGCATCCCTGCCCGTCAGGTTTATACCCCGCGCTGGGCTCATACCGACGACAATCATGCCTGGGTGGAAGTGTGGATTGACGGCAACTGGCATTTCCTGGGCGCCTGCGAACCGGAGCCGGCCCTCGATTTGGCCTGGTTTGCCGAACCCGTGAAGCGCGCCATGATGACCCACACCTTTGTTTTTGGCAAATACAACGGCAGCGAAGAGGTGGTGGAGAGCCGGGAATGCTATGCCAGGCTTAACCTCTTAAAGAACTATACCCGCGTAAAAAGTCTCCCGGTAAAAGTGACCGGTCCTGAGGGAACGCCTGTCCCGGGCGCCAGGGTAGAGTTCGGGTTGTATAATTATGCAGAGTTTTACCCCATTGTGACTCAATATACAGCGGAGAACGGCACCTGTGCCGTTACCACCGGATTCGGCGACCTGATGTTGCATATTTCGCATCAGGGAATTTCCGCTTCCGCCCTGGTACACGCCGATGAACAGGATACCGTGCATGTGAGGCTGGGGGATGCTTCCACATTCTTCCCGGAAGGGGTTTATACGCTCCATCCCCCGGCGAAACAGGCCATCCAGCCGTCAGATTCTTTGCATGCAGCGCAGAATAACATCCGTTTGCTTCAGGAAGATTCGATCCGGGCCATATACATCGCGACCTTTATTGATTCCCTGACCGGGGCGCAACTGGCTGCCGAACATAATCTGAGTCCAGCTAAACTATGGAAATTTCTTTCACTCAGCCGGGGCAACTGGCCTGAAATCAGCAGTTTTGTCAAGAGCCTGAAGCCTGGTGACCGGGAAACCGGCATGGCGTTGCTGGCCAATATTTCGGAAAAGGACCTTCATGATATTCAGGCTTCCACGCTGACTGACCATCTTGAAGCACTCAAGACCTATCAGCCTGTTCAAGCGATTCCGGACGATGATTATCGCCGTTACATTCTCTCTCCGCGTATCGGGAAGGAGTTTGTAACCGGCTGGCGCAGTTACATACAACAGGTCTTTCCGGCTGTTATGGCCGCGGAGTTCCGTGCAGACCCCGTGAAAATCAGGGAGTGGATTGCAGCCAACATTTTACCGGATACGATCAACAACTATTATGGTGTGCCGCTGAGCCCTGAGGGAATGCTGCAACTTGGCCGGGCGGATGAATACTCGCGCAACCTGCTGTTTGTGGCCATCAGCCGCAGTTTCGGCATTCCTGCCCGCCTTGAGCCTGCCACCCGGAGGCCGCAATACTATAAGGCCGGTGAATGGCACGATGTGTTCTTTGCCGCACAGTCCGTTAAGGGCTCTGTCCCCCGCGGCAGTGTCACCTTCCGCAATCTTTCGGCCGATAAAGACTTTGTGCCCCGTTATTATGTGCATTACACCATTGCCCGTTACGACAGGGGCCGCTTTGTAACCCTGGATTATGAGTATGACGCTTCATTGCTGAAGTTTCCGGCCACCGTGACGGTGGATACCGGCTATTACCGGCTGATAACCGGCAACCGGCAAAGCGGGGGAGAAGTGGTTGCTGGTATTTCATACTTCAGGGTCACGGAAGGTGAGACGCAGGTGGTTGACATCAGCCTGGCAGCCGCCACCGAAAAATCGGGGATTCTGGGCAAAGCCAACCTGAGCGCAACCTTCAGAACACTGGAGGACGGCGAAGTCATAAAACTGGGTTCCCTGACAGGTACAAAGGGCATGGTGGTAGCCCTGATCGATCCCTCAAAGGAGCCGACCAAACACCTGATGGAGGATATCAGGGCTGTGAAAACCGCCCTCGATCAGTGGGGAGGCAGGGTATTGTTTCTGGTAGCCTCTGATAAAATGACACGCGCATTTTCCCCTTCTGTTTATCGCGATCTGCCGGGCGCTGCGCTGTTCGGGCATGATACCGGAGGGGAGGTGGCTGCCGCGGTCAGCACGGTTTGTTCCATTGATGGAATTCCCCAGTGGCCCGTGGTTGCCGTGATCAACGCCAGGGGAGAGATCAGCTGGCACTCCGAAGGATACCGCATCGGCCTGGGCGATCAGTTGCTTAAGCAACTCAAAGAAGCGGATAAATAG